A region of Jannaschia sp. W003 DNA encodes the following proteins:
- a CDS encoding class I SAM-dependent methyltransferase codes for MTGGFWAIHAGLHREGPGTEADVAWVCAAAGVQRNAALCDAACGPGADIAALRAAAPDGTVTAFDRHLPFVGEAARRHRRDERVTVTQGTLVGPDEALPDPVDLGPFDLVWCAGAAYFVGVPAILGRWSAALRPVGAVAFSEPVTFGTPDRETRAFWQSDVHDEASLDAAIHAAGWGVVARSRVSDAGWEAYYGGIEERCDALARCAAPAIRQAVEAERREIAAWRRLRDRVGYALRVVRPL; via the coding sequence ATGACCGGGGGCTTCTGGGCGATCCACGCTGGCCTTCACCGCGAGGGGCCGGGCACCGAGGCGGACGTGGCCTGGGTCTGCGCCGCCGCAGGTGTGCAACGGAACGCCGCCCTCTGCGACGCGGCCTGCGGGCCGGGCGCGGACATCGCCGCGCTGCGGGCCGCGGCGCCGGACGGCACCGTGACGGCCTTCGACCGGCATCTGCCCTTCGTGGGCGAGGCCGCCCGCCGCCATCGCCGCGACGAGCGCGTCACGGTCACGCAAGGCACGCTGGTGGGGCCGGACGAGGCGCTGCCCGACCCCGTGGACCTCGGCCCGTTCGACCTCGTCTGGTGCGCGGGCGCGGCCTACTTCGTAGGCGTTCCCGCCATTCTGGGCCGCTGGAGCGCCGCCCTGCGGCCCGTCGGTGCGGTGGCCTTCTCGGAGCCCGTCACCTTCGGCACCCCGGACCGGGAGACCCGCGCGTTCTGGCAGTCCGACGTCCACGACGAGGCGTCGCTGGATGCGGCGATCCACGCCGCCGGCTGGGGCGTGGTCGCGCGCAGCCGCGTCTCGGATGCCGGCTGGGAAGCCTACTACGGCGGGATCGAGGAGCGGTGCGACGCGCTCGCCCGCTGCGCCGCGCCCGCGATCCGGCAGGCCGTGGAGGCGGAGCGGCGCGAGATCGCCGCATGGCGCCGGCTGCGGGACCGGGTGGGCTATGCCCTGCGCGTGGTGCGCCCGCTGTGA
- the cimA gene encoding citramalate synthase, with amino-acid sequence MTARIHLFDTTLRDGQQTQGVQFSAHEKREIARLLDALGVDHIEGGWPGANPTDSEFFETAPALRATLTAFGMTKRAGRSAANDEVLAAVLNAGTPAVCLVGKTHVKHVAQALGITNDENLDNIRESVAHVVAQGREAIFDAEHFFDGFDADPAYAEACVRAALEAGARWVALCDTNGGAMPARIGATVAKLVAAGIPGDSLGIHCHDDTGQAVAGSLAAVEAGARQIQGTLNGLGERCGNANLTTLIPLLSLKEPWVSRFKTGVPEGALEGLLRASRRLDDILNRVPRREAPFVGASAFAHKAGLHASAVAKDPTLYEHVPPEAVGNARIVPMSNQAGLSNLRERLASAGLQGTDAQLRRILEEVKAREDRGYTYDGAQASFEMLARRLLGQLPDFFEVKRYRVTVERRKNKRDETISLSEAVVVVKVDGEKRMSVSDSMEAGADAGPVNALSKALLKDLGRFQDRIADMALVDFRVRIMQGGTEAVTRVIIDHEDAAGRRWSTVGVSANIVDASFEALLDAIRWKLCAETAA; translated from the coding sequence ATGACCGCCCGCATCCACCTCTTCGACACCACCCTCCGCGACGGCCAGCAGACGCAGGGCGTCCAGTTCTCGGCCCACGAGAAGCGCGAGATCGCCCGGCTCCTCGACGCCCTCGGCGTGGACCACATCGAGGGCGGCTGGCCCGGCGCGAACCCCACCGACTCCGAGTTCTTCGAGACCGCGCCCGCGCTCCGCGCGACCCTCACCGCCTTCGGCATGACCAAGCGCGCGGGCCGCTCGGCGGCGAACGACGAGGTGCTCGCCGCGGTCCTGAACGCGGGCACCCCGGCGGTCTGCCTCGTGGGCAAGACCCACGTGAAGCACGTCGCGCAAGCCCTTGGAATCACGAACGACGAGAACCTCGACAACATCCGCGAGTCGGTCGCCCACGTGGTCGCGCAGGGCCGCGAGGCGATCTTCGACGCCGAGCATTTCTTCGACGGCTTCGACGCCGATCCCGCCTACGCCGAGGCCTGCGTCCGCGCCGCGCTGGAGGCCGGCGCCCGCTGGGTCGCGCTCTGCGACACCAATGGAGGTGCCATGCCCGCCCGCATCGGCGCCACGGTGGCGAAGCTGGTGGCGGCGGGCATTCCGGGCGACTCCTTGGGCATCCACTGCCACGACGACACCGGACAGGCCGTGGCCGGCTCGCTGGCCGCCGTGGAGGCCGGCGCGCGCCAGATCCAGGGCACCCTGAACGGCCTCGGCGAGCGCTGCGGCAACGCCAACCTCACGACCCTCATCCCCTTGCTTTCGCTCAAGGAACCCTGGGTCTCGCGGTTCAAGACCGGCGTCCCCGAGGGCGCGCTGGAGGGCCTCCTGCGCGCCTCGCGCCGCCTCGACGACATCCTCAACCGCGTGCCCCGCCGCGAAGCCCCCTTCGTCGGTGCCTCGGCCTTCGCCCACAAGGCCGGCCTCCACGCCAGCGCCGTCGCCAAAGACCCGACCCTCTACGAGCACGTCCCCCCCGAGGCGGTCGGCAACGCCCGCATCGTGCCGATGTCCAACCAGGCCGGCTTGTCGAACCTGCGCGAGCGCTTGGCCTCCGCCGGCCTCCAGGGCACCGACGCCCAGCTCCGCCGCATCCTCGAGGAGGTGAAGGCGCGCGAGGACCGCGGCTACACCTACGACGGCGCACAGGCCTCGTTCGAGATGCTGGCCCGCCGCCTGCTCGGTCAGCTTCCCGACTTCTTCGAGGTCAAGCGCTACCGCGTCACCGTGGAGCGGCGGAAGAACAAGCGCGACGAGACGATCTCGCTGTCCGAGGCCGTGGTGGTGGTCAAGGTCGACGGCGAGAAGCGCATGAGCGTGTCCGACAGCATGGAAGCGGGCGCGGACGCCGGCCCCGTCAACGCGCTGTCGAAGGCGCTGCTGAAGGATCTCGGGCGGTTCCAGGACCGGATCGCCGACATGGCGCTGGTCGATTTCCGGGTCCGCATCATGCAAGGCGGCACCGAGGCCGTGACCCGCGTCATCATCGACCACGAGGACGCCGCAGGCCGCCGCTGGAGCACCGTCGGCGTGTCGGCCAACATCGTGGACGCCTCGTTCGAGGCGCTGCTCGACGCGATCCGATGGAAGCTCTGCGCGGAGACGGCGGCATGA
- a CDS encoding lysophospholipase, producing MKTLLAFVLALVVGVWLGLRVSQGPSGAPVPVSDAQAEAARAYLDAHLAPMPEGWTWATFEPEPGVALEVGRAPAAGEAKGTIAFVPGYSAPVDMYGAELSRLQAAGWNVAAITPRGQGRSPRFGPDPEMGWVDDFATHAADLAAFLATLDGPVGVLANSMGGHVALRAALDHQPGVLGYALVAPMVEVETAPFPAPVARGIGRTFTALGLGDTYAPGRGQWNDAAMFDDAAVLAEGTDCARDAGRAHLREALFALEPALRVGGPSARWVAATYRGQAVLETRADEIGAPILMATAGADRVVRTEAASALCTAMPACEEVRYAEARHCMFEDTEATRTRLVDDALAFFGSLAGR from the coding sequence GTGAAGACGCTGCTCGCCTTCGTGCTCGCGCTGGTCGTCGGCGTCTGGCTGGGTCTGCGGGTCTCGCAGGGGCCGTCCGGCGCGCCAGTGCCCGTCTCGGACGCGCAGGCCGAGGCGGCGCGGGCCTATCTCGACGCGCACCTCGCGCCGATGCCCGAGGGCTGGACGTGGGCGACCTTCGAGCCCGAACCCGGCGTCGCGCTGGAGGTCGGGCGCGCCCCGGCCGCGGGCGAGGCCAAGGGCACGATCGCGTTCGTGCCGGGCTACTCGGCGCCGGTGGACATGTACGGCGCGGAGCTGTCACGCCTGCAGGCGGCGGGCTGGAACGTGGCCGCGATCACGCCGCGGGGGCAGGGGCGCTCGCCGCGCTTCGGACCCGACCCCGAGATGGGGTGGGTCGACGACTTCGCCACCCACGCCGCCGACCTCGCCGCCTTCCTCGCCACGCTCGACGGCCCCGTAGGGGTGTTGGCCAACTCGATGGGCGGCCACGTCGCCCTGCGCGCGGCGCTCGATCACCAGCCCGGGGTGCTGGGCTACGCGCTGGTCGCGCCGATGGTGGAGGTCGAGACCGCGCCGTTTCCCGCGCCGGTCGCGCGCGGCATCGGGCGGACGTTCACGGCGCTCGGGCTCGGCGACACCTACGCGCCGGGGCGCGGGCAGTGGAACGACGCGGCGATGTTCGACGACGCAGCCGTGCTGGCCGAGGGCACCGACTGCGCCCGCGACGCCGGGCGTGCGCATCTGCGCGAGGCGCTGTTCGCGTTGGAGCCGGCGCTCCGCGTGGGCGGACCTTCGGCGCGCTGGGTGGCGGCCACCTACCGGGGGCAGGCCGTGCTCGAGACGCGAGCGGACGAGATCGGCGCGCCGATCCTGATGGCCACCGCCGGCGCGGACCGGGTCGTGCGCACCGAGGCCGCCTCGGCGCTCTGCACGGCGATGCCCGCCTGCGAGGAGGTCCGCTACGCGGAGGCGCGGCACTGCATGTTCGAGGACACTGAGGCGACGCGGACCCGGTTGGTCGACGACGCGCTCGCCTTCTTCGGATCGCTGGCCGGACGCTGA
- a CDS encoding trimethylamine methyltransferase family protein, with translation MSSRSGGRAARHLARRSALPEAVRPVRPGLEGGRYAPLTDEEVERVHRTALRALAEIGLADAPPSGVEAMTAAGAELGADGRLRFPNALVEDMLGRAARGITLHGRAPEHDLLLEGARVHYGTAGAAVHYVDMETGTYRESRLADLHEAARLAEGLDNIHFFQRVMVARDMPCNRSLDLNTIHACVTGTRKHVGTSFAEPESVRPALDYLHAVAGGEAAWRERPFVSNSNCFVVPPMKFATESCETMEACIRGGMPVLLLSAGQAGATAPAPLAGAVMQAVAECLAGVVYVNSVAPGHSAVFGTWPFVSDLRTGAMSGGSGEQALLTAACAQMSRFYGLPGGAAAGMADAKLPDMQAGWEQGMSDVLAGLAGLNMVYESAGMHGSLMGFCPESLVLGDDMIGAALRCVRGVEVDDDALSLETMRGVCLGGPGHYLGTDATLSVMQSEYVYPRVADRSSPKEWEERQRPALVAGARARMDAILAGPNPAALAPDVERVVRGMFPELV, from the coding sequence ATGTCCAGCCGATCCGGCGGCCGCGCCGCCCGCCACCTCGCCCGCCGCTCCGCCCTGCCCGAGGCCGTGCGCCCCGTGCGCCCGGGGCTCGAAGGAGGCCGCTACGCCCCGCTCACGGACGAAGAGGTGGAGCGGGTCCACCGCACCGCGCTGCGCGCGCTCGCCGAGATCGGGCTGGCCGACGCCCCGCCCTCGGGCGTGGAGGCGATGACGGCGGCGGGGGCGGAGCTGGGCGCGGACGGACGGCTTCGGTTCCCGAACGCGCTGGTGGAGGACATGCTGGGACGCGCCGCGCGGGGCATCACGCTGCACGGGCGCGCGCCTGAGCACGATCTGCTGCTGGAGGGGGCGCGCGTCCACTACGGCACGGCGGGGGCCGCCGTCCACTACGTGGACATGGAGACCGGCACCTACCGCGAGTCTCGGCTGGCGGACCTCCATGAGGCGGCGCGGCTGGCCGAAGGGCTCGACAACATTCACTTCTTCCAGCGGGTGATGGTGGCGCGGGACATGCCGTGCAACCGCTCGCTCGACCTCAACACGATCCACGCCTGCGTCACGGGCACGCGCAAGCACGTCGGGACCAGCTTCGCGGAGCCCGAGAGCGTGAGGCCGGCGCTGGACTACCTCCATGCGGTCGCGGGCGGCGAGGCGGCGTGGCGGGAGCGGCCCTTCGTGTCGAACTCGAACTGCTTCGTGGTGCCGCCCATGAAGTTCGCCACCGAGAGCTGCGAGACCATGGAGGCGTGCATCCGGGGCGGCATGCCGGTGCTGCTGCTGTCGGCCGGCCAGGCCGGGGCCACGGCGCCGGCGCCGCTGGCGGGCGCGGTGATGCAGGCGGTGGCGGAGTGCCTGGCGGGCGTCGTCTACGTGAACAGCGTGGCGCCCGGGCATTCGGCGGTGTTCGGGACGTGGCCCTTCGTGTCGGACCTTCGGACCGGGGCGATGTCGGGCGGCTCGGGCGAGCAGGCGCTGCTGACGGCGGCCTGCGCTCAGATGAGCCGCTTCTACGGGCTGCCGGGGGGCGCGGCGGCGGGCATGGCGGACGCCAAGCTGCCCGACATGCAGGCCGGCTGGGAGCAGGGCATGTCGGACGTGCTGGCCGGGCTGGCCGGGCTGAACATGGTGTACGAGAGCGCGGGCATGCACGGCTCGCTGATGGGGTTCTGCCCGGAGAGCCTCGTGCTCGGCGACGACATGATCGGGGCGGCGCTGCGCTGCGTTCGGGGCGTGGAGGTCGACGACGACGCGCTGTCGCTGGAGACGATGCGCGGCGTCTGTCTCGGGGGGCCGGGGCACTACCTCGGGACCGATGCCACGCTGTCGGTGATGCAAAGCGAGTACGTGTATCCGCGGGTGGCGGACCGGAGTTCCCCCAAGGAGTGGGAGGAGCGGCAGCGGCCCGCGCTGGTGGCGGGCGCGCGGGCGCGGATGGACGCGATCCTGGCGGGGCCGAACCCGGCGGCGCTGGCGCCGGACGTGGAGCGGGTGGTGCGGGGGATGTTTCCGGAGTTGGTTTAG
- a CDS encoding pyridoxal-dependent decarboxylase, with protein sequence MNHDDLNGWAKRAADWVRDYHAGLRDRPVRAQVAPGALLAALPSEAPEAAEPMERIFADFERLIPGATTHWQHPRFFAYFPANASPASMLAEQLANGIAANGMIWQGSPAATELELAMMGWLRGALGLPEGFAGTIHDTATTATLSAVLTMRERALAWRGLEDGLAGGPVLRLYASAQCHSSIDKAARLAGIGQRNLVKVAVADDLSMDPEALGRAIAEDRAAGHVPCGVIFCAGGTGVGAFDRIADCLPHCEGLPTHVDAAWAGSAMVCPEFRGLWAGAERCDSIVFNPHKWMGAQFDCSVQFLRDPAAQVNTLGLRPEYLRTLEGEDVTNFNEWTVPLGRRFRALKLWFVLRAYGLEGVRAKVRDHVAWSEALCERLRGMPGVEITSEPRLSLFSFALGDDAATEALLTAVNREGRVYLTQTRHAGRFVIRVSVGSWDCTEADVMEVAEAVERLR encoded by the coding sequence ATGAACCACGACGACCTGAACGGATGGGCAAAGCGGGCCGCGGACTGGGTGCGCGACTACCACGCGGGGCTGCGGGACCGGCCCGTGCGCGCGCAGGTGGCGCCGGGCGCGTTGCTGGCCGCCCTGCCCTCCGAGGCGCCCGAGGCGGCCGAGCCGATGGAGCGGATCTTCGCGGACTTCGAGCGGCTGATCCCCGGCGCGACGACGCACTGGCAGCATCCGCGCTTCTTCGCCTACTTCCCGGCCAACGCCTCGCCCGCCTCGATGCTAGCCGAGCAGCTGGCGAACGGGATCGCGGCGAACGGGATGATCTGGCAGGGCTCGCCCGCGGCGACCGAGCTGGAGCTGGCGATGATGGGCTGGCTGCGCGGGGCGCTGGGGTTGCCAGAGGGCTTCGCCGGTACGATCCACGACACGGCCACCACGGCGACGCTGTCGGCGGTTCTGACGATGCGCGAGCGCGCCCTAGCGTGGCGCGGGCTGGAGGACGGGCTGGCGGGGGGGCCGGTGCTGCGGCTTTACGCCTCTGCCCAGTGCCATTCGAGCATCGACAAGGCCGCGCGGCTGGCGGGGATCGGGCAGCGAAACCTCGTGAAGGTCGCCGTCGCGGACGATCTGTCGATGGACCCGGAGGCGCTGGGTCGCGCGATCGCCGAGGACCGGGCGGCGGGGCACGTGCCGTGCGGCGTGATCTTCTGCGCGGGCGGCACCGGGGTCGGCGCGTTCGACCGGATCGCGGACTGCCTGCCGCACTGCGAGGGGCTGCCGACGCACGTGGATGCGGCGTGGGCGGGCTCGGCGATGGTGTGCCCGGAGTTCCGGGGGCTGTGGGCGGGTGCGGAGCGGTGCGACTCGATCGTGTTCAACCCGCACAAGTGGATGGGCGCGCAGTTCGACTGCTCGGTGCAGTTCCTGCGCGACCCGGCGGCGCAGGTGAACACGCTCGGGCTGCGACCCGAGTACCTGCGCACGCTCGAGGGCGAGGACGTCACGAACTTCAACGAGTGGACCGTACCGCTGGGCCGCCGGTTCCGGGCGCTGAAGCTGTGGTTCGTGCTGCGGGCCTACGGGCTGGAGGGCGTGCGCGCGAAGGTGCGCGATCACGTGGCGTGGTCGGAAGCGCTGTGCGAGCGGCTGCGGGGGATGCCGGGCGTGGAGATCACGTCGGAGCCGCGGCTGTCGCTGTTCTCGTTCGCGCTGGGGGACGACGCGGCGACGGAGGCGTTGCTGACGGCCGTGAACCGCGAGGGGCGGGTGTACCTGACCCAGACGCGCCACGCGGGGCGGTTCGTGATCCGGGTGAGCGTGGGATCGTGGGACTGCACCGAAGCGGACGTGATGGAGGTGGCCGAGGCGGTGGAGCGCCTGCGGTAA
- a CDS encoding isocitrate lyase/phosphoenolpyruvate mutase family protein encodes MTFRELHRPGDPFVLANAWDVGSARMLAAMGAKAIATTSSGYAFTRGLPDGGRVGREEAVAHAADLAAHVGVPVSADLEDGYGPEPADAGDTVGVAVRAGLDGCCIEDVDGTGTPYGFAAAVARIEAAVSEVRGDFVLCARADGVMHGAYDLDEAIRRLNAFREAGAEVVYTPACGDAEALGRVVRETGAPVNALAVGALAGLSLRDFAEVGVARVSVGSGLARTVHAAIRDAGGAMLGGDFSGLWGASGAEIDAMLERGA; translated from the coding sequence ATGACCTTCCGAGAGCTGCACCGCCCCGGCGATCCGTTCGTGCTCGCCAACGCCTGGGACGTCGGGTCGGCGCGGATGCTGGCGGCGATGGGGGCGAAGGCGATCGCGACGACCTCGTCCGGATACGCCTTCACGCGCGGGCTACCCGACGGGGGCCGCGTGGGTCGCGAGGAGGCGGTGGCCCATGCGGCGGACCTTGCGGCCCACGTGGGCGTGCCGGTCAGCGCCGACCTGGAGGACGGCTACGGGCCGGAGCCGGCGGACGCGGGCGACACGGTGGGCGTGGCCGTCCGCGCAGGGCTGGACGGGTGCTGCATCGAGGACGTGGACGGGACCGGCACGCCTTACGGCTTCGCCGCCGCGGTGGCGCGGATCGAGGCCGCCGTGTCCGAGGTGCGGGGCGACTTCGTGCTCTGTGCGCGGGCCGACGGGGTGATGCATGGGGCGTATGACCTCGACGAGGCGATCCGGCGGCTGAACGCCTTCCGCGAGGCGGGGGCCGAGGTGGTCTACACGCCGGCCTGCGGCGACGCGGAGGCGCTCGGCCGGGTGGTGCGCGAGACGGGGGCGCCGGTGAACGCGCTGGCCGTGGGGGCGCTGGCGGGGCTGTCGCTGCGCGACTTCGCGGAGGTGGGCGTGGCGCGGGTGTCCGTGGGCTCGGGGCTGGCGCGCACGGTGCATGCGGCGATCCGCGACGCGGGCGGCGCGATGCTGGGGGGTGATTTCTCGGGGCTGTGGGGGGCCTCGGGGGCCGAGATCGACGCGATGCTGGAGCGGGGCGCATGA
- a CDS encoding flavin reductase family protein, with translation MDTLRDRFVHAMSRCAASVSVVTTDGPAGRAGITVSAMTSVSADGGTPTMLVCINKGASVATPILGNGCFAINVLEAHQQDVADRFAGRTEAADRFEGVAWDALETGAPVLRGLAGFDCTLQSADLVGTHHVMIGAVRAVRVTEDGTPLIYGMRGYLRAERA, from the coding sequence ATGGATACGCTCCGCGACCGCTTCGTCCACGCCATGAGCCGCTGCGCCGCCAGCGTCAGCGTGGTCACCACCGACGGGCCGGCGGGGCGCGCCGGGATCACCGTGTCCGCCATGACCAGCGTCAGCGCCGACGGCGGCACGCCGACCATGCTGGTGTGCATCAACAAGGGCGCGTCCGTGGCGACCCCGATCCTCGGCAACGGTTGCTTCGCGATCAACGTGCTGGAGGCGCACCAGCAGGACGTCGCGGACCGCTTCGCGGGGCGCACGGAGGCGGCGGACCGCTTCGAGGGCGTGGCGTGGGACGCGCTGGAGACCGGCGCGCCGGTGCTGCGGGGGCTGGCGGGCTTCGACTGCACGCTCCAGTCGGCGGACCTCGTGGGGACGCATCATGTGATGATCGGGGCGGTGCGAGCGGTTCGCGTCACCGAGGACGGGACGCCGCTGATCTACGGGATGCGGGGGTATCTGCGGGCGGAGCGGGCGTAA
- a CDS encoding squalene/phytoene synthase family protein, whose protein sequence is MSLDADIAACAALVARGDPPRFRAAMAAPVALRRMLLPLYAFNLEVARAPWVTKEQLIALMRLQWWRDALGEIAEGKPVRRHEVVTPLAAVLDPKGARALDDAVAARERDLDAEPPADVAELLAHVDRTAGTLLWTAARLAGAEDEAAARDAGRAQGAANLLLAVPELVKRGRHPLPHGDPAEHAAALAEEGLAALGRFRAARVPKEARPVFLVLPEAEAALRRIARDPASVVDPAPADLPLGTRLSIGWRAALNRP, encoded by the coding sequence GTGAGCCTCGACGCCGACATCGCCGCCTGCGCCGCACTGGTGGCGCGGGGCGACCCGCCGCGCTTCCGCGCCGCGATGGCCGCCCCCGTGGCGCTGCGGCGGATGCTGCTGCCGCTCTACGCGTTCAACCTCGAGGTCGCCCGGGCACCTTGGGTCACGAAGGAGCAGCTGATAGCGCTCATGCGCCTCCAGTGGTGGCGCGACGCGCTTGGCGAGATCGCCGAGGGCAAGCCTGTGCGGCGGCACGAGGTCGTCACGCCGCTCGCCGCCGTGCTAGACCCGAAGGGCGCGCGCGCCCTCGACGACGCGGTGGCGGCGCGCGAGCGCGACCTCGACGCCGAGCCGCCTGCGGACGTGGCCGAACTGCTCGCCCACGTGGACCGCACCGCCGGCACGCTGCTCTGGACCGCCGCCCGCCTCGCCGGCGCGGAGGACGAGGCCGCCGCGCGCGACGCAGGCCGGGCGCAGGGGGCGGCGAACCTGCTGCTCGCCGTGCCTGAGCTGGTGAAGCGCGGCCGTCATCCGCTGCCACACGGAGACCCGGCCGAGCACGCCGCCGCGCTGGCGGAGGAGGGGCTGGCAGCCCTCGGCCGGTTCCGCGCAGCCCGCGTGCCGAAGGAGGCGCGCCCGGTCTTCCTCGTGCTGCCCGAAGCGGAGGCTGCCCTCCGCCGCATCGCTCGCGATCCGGCAAGCGTGGTCGATCCGGCGCCGGCGGACCTACCACTTGGAACGCGCCTGTCCATCGGATGGCGCGCCGCCCTTAATCGCCCTTGA
- the cysS gene encoding cysteine--tRNA ligase, translated as MRLRNTATRSIEPFAPLDPRNVRLYLCGPTVYDRAHLGNARNVIVFDVLFRLLRHDHGADAVTYVRNFTDVDDKIIARARETGRPIDSITRETTAWYLEDMDALGNLRPTHMPRATDHVAGMTAMIAELIARGHAYEAEGHVLFAVATYSDYGRLSGRSTDDMIAGARVEVAPYKRDAMDFVLWKPSADDEPGWDSPWGRGRPGWHIECSAMAKALLGTEFDIHGGGNDLLFPHHENEIAQSCCADPGTGFARHWLHNEMLLVEGRKMSKSLGNFFTVRDLLDRGVPGEVIRFVFLQTHYAKPMDWTDEKAREAEAILRKWRALSSPGGTPDAAVLDALRDDLNAPQALAELHRIAKAGDGATLRASAELLGLLTPALGGWTETGRDDAALVEAALAARAEARAAKDWTRADALRDALVAAGVVVTDGKGKGWEAGPGFDPAKLEGVA; from the coding sequence ATGCGCCTGCGCAACACCGCCACACGCAGCATCGAGCCCTTCGCGCCGCTCGATCCCCGGAACGTGCGCCTCTATCTCTGCGGCCCCACGGTCTACGACCGCGCGCATCTCGGCAACGCGCGCAACGTGATCGTCTTCGACGTGCTGTTCCGCCTCCTGCGCCACGACCACGGGGCGGACGCCGTCACCTACGTGCGCAACTTCACCGACGTGGACGACAAGATCATCGCCCGCGCCCGCGAGACCGGCCGCCCCATCGACTCCATCACCCGCGAGACCACCGCCTGGTACCTCGAGGACATGGACGCGCTCGGAAACCTGCGCCCCACCCACATGCCCCGCGCCACCGATCACGTCGCCGGCATGACCGCCATGATCGCCGAGCTGATCGCCCGCGGCCACGCCTACGAGGCCGAGGGCCACGTGCTCTTCGCCGTCGCCACCTACTCGGACTACGGCAGGCTCTCGGGTCGCTCCACCGACGACATGATTGCCGGCGCCCGCGTCGAGGTCGCGCCCTACAAGCGCGACGCGATGGACTTCGTGCTCTGGAAGCCGAGCGCGGACGACGAGCCCGGCTGGGACTCCCCTTGGGGCCGGGGCCGCCCCGGCTGGCACATCGAGTGCTCGGCCATGGCGAAGGCGCTGCTGGGCACGGAGTTCGACATCCACGGCGGCGGCAACGACCTGCTGTTCCCGCACCACGAGAACGAGATCGCCCAGAGCTGCTGCGCCGACCCCGGCACGGGCTTCGCGCGCCACTGGCTCCACAACGAGATGCTGCTGGTCGAGGGCCGCAAGATGTCCAAGTCCCTGGGCAACTTCTTCACCGTGCGCGACCTGCTCGATCGCGGCGTTCCGGGCGAGGTGATCCGCTTCGTGTTCCTCCAGACCCACTACGCCAAGCCCATGGACTGGACCGACGAGAAGGCCCGCGAGGCCGAGGCGATCCTGCGCAAGTGGCGCGCGCTCTCGTCCCCCGGCGGCACCCCCGACGCCGCCGTGCTCGACGCGCTGCGCGACGACCTCAACGCGCCGCAGGCCCTCGCCGAGCTGCACCGCATCGCCAAGGCCGGCGACGGCGCCACCTTGCGCGCGTCCGCCGAGCTGCTCGGCCTGCTCACCCCCGCGCTGGGCGGCTGGACCGAGACGGGCCGGGACGATGCCGCGCTGGTCGAGGCTGCGCTCGCCGCCCGCGCCGAGGCCCGCGCCGCGAAGGACTGGACCCGCGCAGACGCGCTCCGCGACGCGTTGGTCGCGGCGGGCGTCGTCGTCACCGACGGCAAGGGCAAGGGCTGGGAAGCCGGCCCCGGCTTCGACCCCGCCAAGCTCGAGGGCGTCGCGTGA
- the speB gene encoding agmatinase: MALLQDARDQVDRAFTGAARGLDFENAFGGATSMFRRRYAKDLAGYDVAITGVPFDGAVTHRPGARFGPRAIREASALQPFDPPWGWDGYSPLEQLAIADYGDCGFDYARVAEFPGALRAHVRGILAQGAACIALGGDHYCSFPILQAHAEVHGPLSLVQFDAHSDTWPDDDMERIDHGTMFYKAVKSGVIDPATSIQVGIRTVNEDTLGVETVSAREVHEAAPGAVARRIRERVGERPVYLTFDIDCLDPAFAPGTGTPVWGGLSSGQAAAILRDVAGINLVGGDVVEVSPPYDTTGATAIAGAHVAMELLCLWGWTRR, translated from the coding sequence ATGGCACTGCTTCAGGATGCGCGCGACCAGGTGGACCGGGCGTTCACGGGCGCGGCGCGGGGCCTCGACTTCGAGAACGCCTTCGGTGGCGCGACCTCGATGTTCCGGCGGCGCTACGCGAAGGACCTCGCGGGCTACGACGTGGCGATCACCGGGGTGCCCTTCGACGGCGCCGTGACGCACCGCCCCGGCGCGCGCTTCGGCCCGCGCGCGATCCGCGAGGCCTCCGCGCTTCAGCCCTTCGATCCGCCCTGGGGCTGGGACGGCTACTCGCCGCTGGAGCAGCTCGCCATCGCCGACTACGGTGACTGCGGGTTCGACTACGCGCGGGTGGCGGAGTTCCCCGGAGCCTTGCGTGCCCACGTGCGCGGTATCCTCGCGCAAGGCGCCGCCTGCATCGCGCTCGGGGGCGACCACTACTGCTCGTTCCCCATCCTGCAGGCCCACGCCGAGGTGCACGGCCCCCTGAGCCTCGTGCAGTTCGACGCGCACAGCGACACCTGGCCCGACGACGACATGGAGCGCATCGACCACGGCACGATGTTCTACAAGGCGGTGAAGTCCGGTGTGATCGACCCCGCGACCAGCATCCAGGTCGGCATCCGCACGGTGAACGAGGACACGCTGGGCGTGGAGACGGTGAGCGCCCGCGAGGTGCACGAGGCCGCGCCCGGCGCGGTGGCGCGGCGCATCCGCGAGCGGGTGGGCGAACGGCCCGTGTACCTGACCTTCGACATCGACTGCCTCGACCCGGCCTTCGCGCCGGGCACCGGCACGCCCGTCTGGGGCGGGCTGTCGAGCGGGCAGGCGGCGGCGATCCTGCGCGACGTCGCGGGCATCAACCTCGTGGGCGGCGACGTGGTCGAGGTCTCGCCGCCCTACGACACGACGGGCGCTACCGCGATCGCGGGCGCCCACGTAGCGATGGAGCTGCTGTGCCTCTGGGGCTGGACCCGCCGGTGA